A single Curtobacterium sp. MCSS17_015 DNA region contains:
- the galE gene encoding UDP-glucose 4-epimerase GalE produces the protein MSWLVTGGAGYIGSHVVRALGAAGIDTVALDDLSSGFRAFVPEGVPFVEGTILDGALLERTMREHAVTGVVHVAGFKYAGVSVERPLHTYEQNVTGMATLLGAMADAGVDKVVFSSSAAVYGTPDVDVVVEETPKAPESPYGESKLIGEWLLRDLEVARGFTTTSLRYFNVVGSGEPDLYDASPHNLFPLVFDALLAGRTPRINGDDYATPDGTCVRDYVHVADLAHSHAVAARKLESGKPLQRAYNLGSGDGVSVRQIMDAMARGTGIDFQPEVAPRRAGDPARIVATGEAAARDLDWAMRHSLDDMVTSAWEARRRAA, from the coding sequence ATGAGTTGGTTGGTCACCGGCGGTGCCGGGTACATCGGGTCCCACGTCGTCCGAGCGCTCGGCGCGGCGGGCATCGACACGGTCGCGCTCGACGACCTCTCGAGCGGTTTCCGGGCGTTCGTGCCCGAGGGTGTCCCGTTCGTCGAGGGCACGATCCTCGACGGCGCACTCCTCGAACGGACCATGCGCGAGCACGCCGTGACCGGTGTCGTGCACGTCGCCGGCTTCAAGTACGCCGGTGTCTCGGTCGAGCGGCCGCTGCACACGTACGAGCAGAACGTCACCGGGATGGCGACGCTCCTGGGCGCGATGGCCGACGCCGGGGTCGACAAGGTCGTCTTCTCGTCGAGCGCCGCGGTCTACGGCACGCCCGACGTCGACGTCGTCGTCGAGGAGACCCCGAAGGCGCCGGAGTCGCCGTACGGCGAGTCCAAGCTCATCGGCGAGTGGCTGCTGCGGGACCTCGAGGTCGCCCGCGGCTTCACCACGACGTCGCTGCGCTACTTCAACGTGGTCGGCTCGGGGGAGCCCGACCTGTACGACGCCAGCCCGCACAACCTGTTCCCGCTCGTCTTCGACGCCCTGCTCGCCGGTCGCACGCCGCGCATCAACGGCGACGACTACGCGACCCCGGACGGCACCTGCGTCCGTGACTACGTGCACGTCGCCGACCTCGCGCACTCGCACGCGGTGGCGGCGCGCAAGCTCGAGTCCGGGAAACCGCTGCAGCGCGCCTACAACCTCGGCAGCGGTGACGGCGTGAGCGTCCGGCAGATCATGGACGCGATGGCCAGGGGGACCGGCATCGACTTCCAGCCCGAGGTCGCGCCGCGCCGCGCCGGCGACCCGGCCCGGATCGTCGCGACCGGCGAGGCCGCGGCGCGTGACCTGGACTGGGCGATGCGGCACAGCCTGGACGACATGGTGACGAGTGCCTGGGAGGCCCGGCGCCGCGCCGCCTGA
- the manA gene encoding mannose-6-phosphate isomerase, class I, translating into MFLGITNTPRDYAWGSVSAIPELLGRTVTGVPQAELWLGAHAGSPSVVVNPAMVGGADTVLDWITAEPETALGPDRAGLPFLLKVLAAAAPLSLQAHPTPEQAREGFEREEAAGVPLDDPGRNYKDPFPKPELVVALSDRFEALSGFRPVPEALAEVEALDGGSGRLGPLVVHLQHGLEDTVRWLEEADDSARAVIGAVGHLATGAVAAAGPDGTVTPNTATAADLARAYPEDPGVVVSLLMHRVTLTRGEAMYLPAGNIHAYLDGLGIELMAPSDNVLRGGLTPKHVDVPELLRVLDFTAHPVPLLEPEHLAPAVDRFAPAGVGFALLRVTGDGRPAGPGAGGTAPLHGPSIAICTEGVVTLVGARTATLLRRGESCYITPDEGDVTVEADAGSGTTGTVFIATGA; encoded by the coding sequence ATGTTCCTCGGCATCACGAACACCCCTCGCGACTACGCCTGGGGGTCGGTCTCCGCGATCCCCGAACTGCTCGGACGGACCGTCACCGGCGTCCCGCAGGCCGAACTCTGGCTCGGCGCCCACGCCGGCAGCCCCAGCGTGGTGGTGAACCCGGCCATGGTGGGTGGTGCCGACACCGTCCTCGACTGGATCACGGCCGAACCGGAGACGGCGCTCGGTCCGGACCGCGCCGGCCTGCCGTTCCTGCTCAAGGTCCTCGCCGCCGCGGCCCCGCTGTCGCTCCAGGCCCACCCGACGCCGGAACAGGCCCGCGAGGGCTTCGAACGCGAGGAAGCCGCAGGGGTCCCGCTCGACGACCCGGGCCGCAACTACAAGGACCCGTTCCCGAAGCCCGAGCTCGTCGTCGCGTTGAGCGACCGCTTCGAGGCGCTGAGCGGCTTCCGCCCGGTACCCGAGGCGCTCGCCGAGGTCGAGGCGCTCGACGGCGGCTCCGGTCGTCTCGGGCCGCTCGTCGTGCACCTGCAGCACGGCCTCGAGGACACGGTGCGCTGGCTCGAGGAGGCCGACGACTCGGCACGGGCGGTGATCGGCGCGGTCGGGCACCTGGCGACCGGAGCCGTCGCCGCCGCAGGTCCGGACGGCACGGTCACGCCCAACACCGCGACCGCGGCCGACCTCGCCCGCGCCTACCCGGAGGACCCGGGCGTCGTGGTGTCCCTCCTCATGCACCGCGTGACGCTCACCAGGGGCGAGGCCATGTACCTGCCCGCCGGGAACATCCACGCCTACCTCGACGGCCTCGGCATCGAACTGATGGCACCGTCGGACAACGTCCTGCGGGGTGGGCTGACCCCGAAGCACGTCGACGTGCCGGAGCTCCTCCGGGTCCTCGACTTCACGGCGCACCCGGTGCCCCTGCTCGAGCCGGAGCACCTCGCCCCCGCGGTGGACCGCTTCGCGCCGGCGGGGGTCGGCTTCGCGCTGCTCCGCGTGACGGGTGACGGGCGGCCGGCCGGTCCCGGCGCCGGCGGGACCGCGCCGCTCCACGGACCGTCCATCGCGATCTGCACCGAGGGTGTCGTCACCCTGGTCGGCGCCCGCACCGCGACGCTCCTGCGTCGCGGGGAGTCCTGCTACATCACGCCGGACGAGGGCGACGTGACGGTGGAGGCGGACGCCGGCAGCGGGACCACCGGGACCGTGTTCATCGCGACGGGCGCGTAG
- a CDS encoding acyltransferase family protein: MAEPTRTVPDRADRTRWDVQGLRAFAVLAVVVYHLWPNRVPGGFVGVDVFFVISGYLITGHLLREQVATGRIALGTFWARRAKRLLPGAALTLLATGTAVLVLVPSTLWGQYGRELIASTVYLQNWQLASDSVDYLASDNDPSPFQHFWSLSVEEQFYIALPVLLVVLTAALRRTRGHSPVRTARLLLGAVVVLSLVWCVVETRTAPGIAYFSTATRAWEFALGGLAATVLTAPPRSRTTAAVRTGGAWLGAALLVASLWTITSATPYPGTAALLPVVGATLVVLLGGRSGLAVPGRWAPVAGLGRISYAVYLWHWPAVVLLPIVTGHALGTRDKVAILVGSVVVAALSTRVVEEPLRFSARVSALPPRRVAVWGVLSTLVVVALGAATLGALQVQQTQAAAYQRSLEDGDVPCFGAAAGVGTADPCTDPRLADVRVPVPSAAGSDDVNRYACWSNTTPDFNVCRLGPSTGYTRHVAAIGDSHNNALLSAYAAIAEERNWRIDVAGHVGCYLTTAEQQAPSDAYTASCDGWKQAAFAWVRDHPDLDALVVTHAATKSPVIVPEGSTNEATVVDGLVGAWRNATDVGVPVLAIRDNPVARNDVLTCLGRMTGPTTDACDSPRSAALSAFDGSAEAVARLGDRAAFVDLTDRYCSASTCPAVIGGVVVHRDPTHVTATFATTLAPYLGDALADALGEVRG, from the coding sequence ATGGCCGAACCGACCCGCACCGTCCCCGACCGCGCCGACCGGACCCGGTGGGACGTCCAGGGGCTGCGGGCGTTCGCGGTCCTCGCCGTGGTCGTCTACCACCTCTGGCCGAACCGGGTGCCCGGCGGCTTCGTCGGCGTGGACGTGTTCTTCGTGATCTCCGGGTACCTGATCACGGGACACCTGCTCCGCGAACAGGTGGCCACCGGACGCATCGCCCTCGGCACGTTCTGGGCGCGGCGTGCGAAGCGGCTGCTGCCCGGCGCGGCGCTGACGCTGCTGGCCACCGGCACCGCCGTGCTCGTCCTCGTGCCGAGCACGCTCTGGGGGCAGTACGGCCGCGAGCTGATCGCGTCGACGGTGTACCTGCAGAACTGGCAGCTCGCCTCCGACTCGGTGGACTACCTGGCCTCCGACAACGACCCGTCCCCGTTCCAGCACTTCTGGTCGCTGTCCGTCGAGGAGCAGTTCTACATCGCCCTGCCGGTGCTCCTCGTCGTACTGACGGCCGCGCTCCGTCGCACGCGGGGGCACTCCCCGGTCCGCACCGCGCGCCTGCTGCTCGGCGCGGTGGTCGTGCTCTCCCTCGTCTGGTGTGTCGTCGAGACCCGAACCGCTCCCGGGATCGCGTACTTCTCGACCGCGACGCGCGCGTGGGAGTTCGCACTCGGCGGGCTGGCCGCCACCGTGCTGACGGCGCCGCCGCGCTCGCGGACGACCGCCGCCGTGCGGACGGGAGGCGCGTGGCTGGGTGCGGCCCTGCTCGTCGCCTCGCTGTGGACGATCACGTCGGCGACCCCCTACCCGGGGACCGCGGCGCTGCTCCCCGTGGTCGGTGCGACGCTCGTGGTGCTGCTCGGTGGTCGGTCGGGCCTGGCGGTGCCCGGGCGGTGGGCGCCGGTGGCGGGGCTCGGGCGCATCTCCTACGCGGTGTACCTCTGGCACTGGCCCGCGGTCGTGCTGCTGCCGATCGTCACGGGACACGCCCTCGGCACGAGGGACAAGGTCGCGATCCTGGTCGGCAGCGTCGTCGTCGCGGCGCTGTCCACGCGGGTCGTCGAGGAACCGCTCCGGTTCTCGGCCCGGGTGTCCGCGCTCCCGCCGCGCCGGGTGGCCGTGTGGGGCGTCCTGAGCACCCTGGTCGTCGTCGCGCTCGGCGCCGCCACGCTCGGCGCCCTGCAGGTCCAGCAGACGCAGGCGGCCGCCTACCAGCGGTCGCTCGAGGACGGCGACGTCCCCTGCTTCGGCGCCGCCGCGGGCGTGGGGACGGCGGACCCGTGCACCGACCCCCGCCTCGCCGACGTGCGCGTCCCCGTCCCGTCGGCGGCCGGCAGCGACGACGTCAACCGGTACGCGTGCTGGTCGAACACCACGCCCGACTTCAACGTCTGCCGCCTCGGCCCGTCGACGGGGTACACCCGGCACGTCGCGGCGATCGGCGACTCCCACAACAACGCGCTGCTCAGCGCCTACGCGGCCATCGCCGAGGAACGGAACTGGCGCATCGACGTCGCCGGGCACGTCGGCTGCTACCTGACGACGGCCGAGCAGCAGGCACCGTCCGACGCCTACACGGCGAGCTGCGACGGGTGGAAGCAGGCGGCGTTCGCCTGGGTGCGGGACCACCCGGACCTCGACGCCCTCGTCGTCACGCACGCGGCGACGAAGAGCCCCGTCATCGTGCCCGAGGGGTCCACGAACGAGGCCACGGTGGTCGACGGTCTGGTCGGCGCCTGGCGGAACGCCACCGACGTCGGCGTGCCCGTCCTCGCGATCCGCGACAACCCGGTCGCGCGGAACGACGTCCTCACCTGCCTCGGACGGATGACCGGCCCGACGACCGACGCCTGCGACTCGCCCCGGTCGGCGGCGCTGTCCGCCTTCGACGGCTCCGCGGAGGCCGTGGCACGTCTCGGCGACCGTGCCGCGTTCGTCGACCTCACCGACCGGTACTGCTCCGCCAGCACCTGCCCGGCCGTGATCGGCGGCGTGGTCGTGCACCGGGACCCCACGCACGTGACGGCGACCTTCGCGACGACGCTGGCACCGTACCTGGGCGACGCGCTCGCGGACGCGCTCGGGGAGGTCCGCGGGTGA
- a CDS encoding O-antigen ligase family protein: MTNTWPLARGSVPEREAFALAATVLLTLFAGDAVPNTITWYGAAAVWALEGAWGISVVARARPPLERTPRALWLFLAWCLVSVLWSHWRPATLASTVAQVVCALVAFAIASTLTWRRILDAMSLAFRWVLGLSLLFEAVVAVVVRHPIAPIWTDYGDRDVPDAFYFSRAELLTGGRIQGLPGNANLLAMVALLAAIVVAVQLAEGRMRRGRAIGWLVVAALVTALTRSSTVLVAAVVVAVVLALALWMRRVPTERRTPRYLAIAAGTVVVVVAVVLAKDTLVAVLGRSSDLTGRGTIWQAVWGLVEQHPVLGFGWIGYWWPGIPLLADLAPRNGVTYLQAHDAALDVWMQTGVVGLVLFALYVLTTLSRSWSSATRAGFGPDLAPRPFDPVGLFPLLVVVALLVQAIAESRLLYQGNWVLFALIAVKSRIVLVTEEPPSVGDGPRTPVAKRAFRWAANP; this comes from the coding sequence GTGACGAACACCTGGCCACTGGCGCGCGGCTCCGTGCCCGAACGCGAGGCGTTCGCCCTCGCCGCCACGGTCCTGCTGACGCTGTTCGCCGGCGACGCCGTGCCGAACACGATCACCTGGTACGGCGCGGCGGCCGTCTGGGCGCTCGAGGGCGCGTGGGGCATCAGCGTCGTGGCGCGTGCCCGACCGCCCCTCGAGCGCACCCCGCGGGCGCTCTGGCTGTTCCTCGCCTGGTGCCTCGTCTCCGTGCTCTGGTCGCACTGGCGGCCCGCCACCCTCGCCAGCACCGTCGCGCAGGTGGTGTGCGCGCTGGTCGCCTTCGCCATCGCGTCCACCCTGACCTGGCGACGGATCCTCGACGCGATGAGCCTGGCGTTCCGCTGGGTGCTCGGACTGTCCCTGCTCTTCGAGGCGGTCGTCGCCGTGGTCGTGCGCCATCCGATCGCGCCGATCTGGACCGACTACGGCGACCGGGACGTCCCCGACGCGTTCTACTTCTCCCGGGCCGAGCTCCTGACGGGCGGCAGGATCCAGGGCCTCCCGGGGAACGCGAACCTCCTGGCGATGGTCGCCCTGCTCGCGGCGATCGTCGTGGCCGTGCAGCTCGCCGAGGGCCGGATGCGCCGCGGTCGCGCGATCGGGTGGCTCGTCGTGGCCGCGCTCGTGACCGCGTTGACCCGCTCCTCGACGGTGCTCGTCGCCGCGGTCGTGGTGGCCGTCGTGCTCGCGCTCGCACTCTGGATGCGTCGGGTGCCGACCGAACGGCGGACACCGCGGTACCTCGCGATCGCGGCCGGCACCGTGGTCGTGGTGGTCGCCGTCGTGCTCGCGAAGGACACGCTCGTCGCCGTGCTCGGACGGTCGTCGGACCTCACCGGCCGCGGCACGATCTGGCAGGCCGTCTGGGGCCTCGTCGAGCAGCACCCGGTGCTCGGCTTCGGCTGGATCGGGTACTGGTGGCCGGGCATCCCGCTGCTGGCCGACCTCGCGCCCCGCAACGGGGTCACCTACCTGCAGGCCCACGACGCCGCCCTGGACGTCTGGATGCAGACCGGCGTCGTAGGACTCGTGCTCTTCGCCTTGTACGTCCTCACCACGCTGTCGCGGTCGTGGTCGAGCGCGACCCGGGCCGGCTTCGGCCCGGACCTCGCACCGCGGCCATTCGACCCGGTGGGGCTGTTCCCGCTGCTCGTCGTCGTCGCGCTCCTCGTGCAGGCGATCGCCGAGTCGCGACTGCTCTACCAGGGCAACTGGGTGCTGTTCGCGCTCATCGCCGTCAAGTCGCGGATCGTCCTGGTGACGGAGGAGCCGCCGTCCGTCGGCGACGGCCCGCGCACCCCGGTGGCGAAGCGCGCGTTCCGCTGGGCCGCGAACCCCTGA
- a CDS encoding O-antigen ligase family protein, with translation MTDARTTRLVRARRYLSAWIGFSAGGRFSQALATTIVLFAFGEPTVQVLVGPAGTWAVLVTLVVLAGLSLLGQRYRIEWHGVLPLSLIAFVAYCGVSVLWSEYSWVALRGFAETLGFVGLGLYLALGRDLVQVIRACGDAFRILLVAALGLEVLAGLVLDVPFPAFGIRADIAYGGPIQGIGGTRNVMGFIAATALVTFVVEYLTRSVTHWRAIASTALAVIALMLVQSPITGLAMIALAVAALAIWSLRHARPASRPVVNAVLATTVLAIGVVLVVGRARFLPEIGAAGGTSTRLALWSQIRVFIEQHPVQGWGWVGAWPTEPVVPYVTFVDPSGVRFTSGLDVVVDAWLQVGLAGMLLLVGAALLAFARSWVTATTYPGVAYVWPAAVLVLLGVTSVAESTLLHGAGLMLFVTVLVVSARRRSWRRRLLHA, from the coding sequence ATGACGGACGCCCGGACGACGCGACTCGTGCGCGCGCGCCGGTACCTGTCCGCGTGGATCGGGTTCTCGGCCGGCGGCCGCTTCAGCCAGGCGCTCGCGACGACGATCGTGCTCTTCGCCTTCGGGGAGCCGACCGTGCAGGTGCTCGTCGGGCCGGCCGGCACCTGGGCCGTCCTCGTCACGCTGGTCGTCCTCGCCGGCCTCAGCCTGCTCGGACAGCGGTACCGGATCGAGTGGCACGGCGTCCTGCCGCTGTCGTTGATCGCCTTCGTGGCGTACTGCGGCGTCAGCGTGCTGTGGAGCGAGTACTCCTGGGTCGCGCTCCGCGGGTTCGCCGAGACGCTCGGCTTCGTCGGACTCGGGCTCTACCTCGCGCTCGGCCGGGACCTCGTGCAGGTGATCCGCGCGTGCGGGGACGCCTTCCGGATCCTGCTCGTCGCCGCACTCGGTCTCGAGGTGCTCGCCGGACTCGTCCTCGACGTCCCGTTCCCCGCCTTCGGCATCCGCGCGGACATCGCCTACGGCGGACCGATCCAGGGCATCGGCGGGACGCGCAACGTGATGGGCTTCATCGCCGCGACCGCTCTCGTCACCTTCGTCGTGGAGTACCTCACCAGGTCGGTCACGCACTGGCGGGCGATCGCCTCGACGGCGCTCGCGGTCATCGCACTGATGCTCGTCCAGTCGCCGATCACCGGACTCGCGATGATCGCGCTCGCCGTCGCCGCCCTGGCGATCTGGTCGCTCCGGCACGCGCGGCCGGCGTCGCGGCCGGTCGTCAACGCGGTGCTCGCCACGACCGTGCTCGCCATCGGCGTCGTGCTCGTCGTCGGTCGAGCCCGGTTCCTGCCGGAGATCGGAGCGGCCGGCGGCACCTCGACCCGGCTGGCGCTGTGGTCGCAGATCCGCGTCTTCATCGAGCAGCACCCGGTCCAGGGGTGGGGCTGGGTCGGGGCCTGGCCGACCGAGCCCGTCGTCCCCTACGTCACCTTCGTCGACCCCTCCGGCGTCCGCTTCACCTCCGGGCTCGACGTCGTGGTGGACGCCTGGCTCCAGGTCGGACTCGCCGGCATGCTGCTCCTCGTCGGCGCGGCGCTGCTCGCCTTCGCCCGCTCCTGGGTGACCGCCACGACCTACCCCGGCGTCGCGTACGTCTGGCCGGCGGCCGTGCTCGTCCTGCTCGGCGTCACGAGCGTCGCCGAGAGCACGCTGCTGCACGGCGCCGGCCTGATGCTCTTCGTCACGGTGCTCGTCGTGTCGGCGCGACGCCGGTCCTGGCGGAGACGACTCCTCCACGCCTAA
- a CDS encoding polyprenol monophosphomannose synthase has translation MADTTAPRTLVIVPTYNEADNVVDILDRVLGVVTDAHLLVVDDGSPDGTGDLVAARAADDDRVHLLRRSGKLGLGTAYVAGFRWGLERGYGLLVEMDADGSHPADRLPALIAAVVDADPADDVMLAIGSRWTAGGSVVDWPKHRELLSRGGNAYARFMLGLDVHDITAGFRVYRADAIARMALDEIDSKGYCFQVDMTLRVHDLGGAIVEVPIRFRDRVHGVSKMSQAIVVEAMFRTTQWGLQRRFRPRTRRS, from the coding sequence ATGGCTGACACCACCGCCCCCCGCACACTCGTCATCGTCCCGACCTACAACGAGGCCGACAACGTGGTCGACATCCTCGACCGGGTCCTCGGAGTGGTCACCGACGCGCACCTGCTCGTGGTCGACGACGGAAGTCCCGACGGGACCGGCGACCTCGTCGCGGCGCGGGCGGCCGACGACGACAGGGTGCACCTGCTCCGGCGGTCGGGGAAGCTCGGGCTCGGGACCGCGTACGTGGCGGGCTTCCGGTGGGGGCTCGAACGCGGGTACGGCCTCCTGGTCGAGATGGACGCGGACGGCTCGCACCCGGCCGACCGTCTGCCGGCCCTGATCGCGGCCGTGGTGGACGCCGACCCGGCCGACGACGTCATGCTGGCCATCGGTTCGCGGTGGACCGCCGGCGGGTCGGTCGTCGACTGGCCCAAGCACCGTGAGCTGCTCAGCCGGGGCGGGAACGCCTACGCCCGGTTCATGCTCGGGCTCGACGTCCACGACATCACAGCGGGCTTCCGCGTCTACCGGGCCGACGCGATCGCCCGGATGGCACTGGACGAGATCGACTCGAAGGGGTACTGCTTCCAGGTCGACATGACGCTCCGGGTCCACGACCTCGGGGGCGCGATCGTCGAGGTCCCGATCCGGTTCCGCGACCGCGTCCACGGGGTCTCGAAGATGAGCCAGGCGATCGTCGTCGAGGCGATGTTCCGAACGACCCAGTGGGGGCTGCAGCGGCGCTTCCGGCCGCGCACCCGACGGTCCTGA
- a CDS encoding glycosyltransferase family 39 protein — MRTDPGTTVRPSRRERLSITAIVLAFVAVLVVWASLQPLFGSPDEIAHWDAAVQLAMGHGWPDPAHLKLLAATRAGQAEGLGYLQVDRPTLEALIASAPGNGSTNQMTQHPPTWYAMAAGMLHLIGYMQLRWDVDLYAMRLMNVAILGTLPLVVWAAVRRVTRSPRTALVAAASLFLIPQVGFIGSSATNDTPVIILGAVVVWLVCRVITGDRGWVTLVALAIATAAAVSFKATALPLVPFAVVAVIVAGHGRGRWIRGAVVLVVPVLATSWWWVRNVLVFHTLQPAGLPQSIRTLEFAPGEGPDVGGFANTEWNRVINSFWGQYGLLQYPSSPIVIATLSVVAIGVVLVWGFRGRTRRTAWLLALLPILTLVAGLQNNWSTYLRTTTIGGIQGRYYFVLVGVLAVLSAIAWRRFVRAEDDRRRLGRTVVVVAALMTLYGWSVAYRGYYEGFHLKVTGTGLRLLAGQTPIGTVGFGLVAATALLLLAVAVAVTVSALRSPTRIEGRADRSEGHDGADMVGDPHEGLTNGALDHDDARTETARRHA, encoded by the coding sequence GTGCGTACTGACCCTGGGACCACCGTGCGTCCGTCCCGACGCGAACGACTGTCCATCACCGCGATCGTCCTGGCGTTCGTCGCGGTCCTCGTGGTCTGGGCGTCGCTGCAGCCGCTGTTCGGGTCACCGGACGAGATAGCCCACTGGGACGCGGCGGTGCAGCTCGCCATGGGGCACGGTTGGCCCGATCCGGCTCACCTGAAACTGCTCGCAGCGACCCGCGCCGGTCAAGCCGAGGGGCTCGGGTACCTGCAGGTCGACCGTCCGACGCTCGAAGCGCTGATCGCGTCGGCACCGGGCAACGGCTCCACGAACCAGATGACGCAGCACCCGCCGACCTGGTACGCCATGGCCGCGGGGATGCTGCACCTCATCGGGTACATGCAGCTCCGCTGGGACGTCGACCTCTACGCCATGCGGCTCATGAACGTCGCGATCCTCGGCACGCTGCCCCTGGTGGTCTGGGCCGCAGTCCGCCGCGTGACCCGGTCGCCCCGGACGGCGCTCGTCGCCGCGGCGTCGTTGTTCCTCATCCCGCAGGTCGGTTTCATCGGGTCGTCCGCCACGAACGACACCCCGGTCATCATCCTCGGTGCCGTCGTCGTGTGGCTCGTGTGCCGGGTCATCACGGGAGACCGCGGGTGGGTCACCCTCGTGGCACTCGCGATCGCGACGGCCGCGGCCGTGTCCTTCAAGGCCACGGCGCTGCCGCTCGTCCCCTTCGCCGTGGTCGCGGTGATCGTCGCTGGTCACGGCCGGGGCCGGTGGATCCGCGGCGCCGTCGTGCTCGTCGTGCCCGTCCTCGCCACCTCGTGGTGGTGGGTGCGGAACGTCCTGGTCTTCCACACCCTGCAGCCGGCCGGCCTGCCGCAGTCCATCCGGACGCTGGAGTTCGCACCCGGCGAGGGCCCCGACGTCGGTGGGTTCGCCAACACCGAGTGGAACCGGGTCATCAACTCCTTCTGGGGACAGTACGGGTTGCTGCAGTACCCGTCGAGCCCGATCGTCATCGCGACCCTCAGCGTCGTCGCCATCGGCGTCGTGCTCGTCTGGGGCTTCCGAGGGAGAACGCGGCGGACTGCGTGGTTGCTCGCCCTCCTGCCGATCCTCACGCTCGTCGCCGGATTGCAGAACAACTGGTCGACGTACTTGCGGACGACGACCATCGGCGGGATCCAGGGCCGGTACTACTTCGTGCTGGTCGGGGTCCTGGCCGTGCTCAGCGCGATCGCCTGGCGTCGCTTCGTTCGGGCCGAGGACGACCGTCGTCGCCTCGGTCGGACCGTCGTCGTGGTCGCGGCGCTGATGACGCTCTACGGCTGGTCTGTCGCCTACCGTGGCTACTACGAGGGCTTCCACCTCAAGGTGACGGGCACCGGGCTCCGACTGTTGGCAGGCCAGACGCCGATCGGCACCGTCGGCTTCGGGCTCGTCGCCGCGACCGCCCTGCTCCTGCTCGCGGTCGCGGTCGCGGTCACGGTGTCCGCACTCCGCTCACCGACGAGGATCGAGGGGCGTGCCGACCGGTCCGAGGGCCACGACGGTGCGGACATGGTCGGGGATCCGCACGAGGGCCTGACGAACGGTGCCCTCGACCACGACGATGCGCGCACGGAGACGGCACGTCGGCACGCGTAG